A window of the Thiomicrospira microaerophila genome harbors these coding sequences:
- a CDS encoding DUF6858 family protein, which yields MQQTLFKEKYPIYTLSFSKAESKFDSVDAILDDLQQKIEAHPKAVFIALFDHYAHTKSIGGEIGEGILDAKNMILCFGMQLPSPEPVAVRPRSIGVTDMGEHFVVNFMEAPNPIANETMESWVKSLVR from the coding sequence ATGCAACAAACCCTATTTAAAGAAAAGTATCCGATTTACACCCTAAGCTTTAGCAAAGCAGAATCTAAGTTCGATAGTGTTGATGCTATTTTGGACGATTTACAGCAAAAAATTGAGGCGCACCCCAAAGCCGTCTTTATCGCGCTCTTTGACCATTACGCCCATACTAAAAGCATTGGTGGCGAGATTGGCGAAGGTATTTTGGATGCCAAAAACATGATTCTGTGCTTTGGTATGCAGCTCCCTTCACCGGAGCCGGTTGCGGTCAGACCGCGTTCAATCGGTGTAACGGATATGGGTGAGCATTTTGTGGTCAATTTTATGGAAGCGCCGAACCCGATTGCGAACGAAACCATGGAAAGCTGGGTAAAATCGCTGGTGCGATAA
- a CDS encoding alpha/beta hydrolase yields the protein MKNRMKQGLKQTLMSSLLASSLAFAGLVNAEEIKQTWQGKTLNANLEMADGKSYSDEFVLLLHGTLTHKGRSTYMALQQNLAEQGISSLSINLSLGLNDRDGEYDCAVPHTHKHTDALDEVGVWLDWLEQQGAQQVTLMGHSRGGNQIAWFATERDRDSIANVVLWAPATGAQQSHESYEASFGKPIAPILSQAQQQIRAGKGDALMQGIDFIYCQDAQVTAAAFVDYYDIKPQFDTPTLLKSAKKPTLVIIGSDDDVVADLPGAIEALGDLAKVQTVTIDGADHFFMDFYNEDSAVAVAEFIRQ from the coding sequence ATGAAAAATCGGATGAAACAGGGTTTAAAACAAACCCTTATGTCTAGCTTATTAGCGAGCAGTTTGGCATTTGCAGGCCTGGTCAATGCTGAAGAAATCAAACAAACCTGGCAGGGTAAAACCCTGAATGCCAATTTAGAAATGGCTGATGGCAAAAGCTACAGCGATGAATTTGTGCTGCTGCTACATGGCACTTTGACGCATAAAGGGCGTTCGACCTATATGGCGCTGCAGCAAAATTTGGCTGAACAAGGTATTAGCTCGCTATCGATTAATTTATCCTTGGGTTTGAATGACCGTGATGGCGAGTACGATTGCGCCGTACCGCATACCCACAAACACACTGATGCGCTCGATGAAGTAGGCGTGTGGCTGGATTGGTTAGAGCAGCAGGGCGCGCAGCAGGTTACCTTGATGGGGCATTCTCGCGGCGGCAATCAAATCGCTTGGTTTGCGACCGAGCGTGATCGTGATTCGATTGCGAATGTGGTGTTATGGGCACCGGCCACTGGCGCACAACAATCGCATGAAAGCTACGAAGCAAGTTTTGGCAAACCGATTGCACCGATTTTAAGCCAAGCGCAACAGCAGATTCGTGCCGGTAAAGGTGATGCGTTAATGCAAGGCATTGATTTTATTTACTGCCAAGATGCGCAGGTAACCGCGGCGGCGTTTGTCGATTATTATGACATTAAGCCGCAATTTGATACCCCAACCTTACTAAAATCGGCTAAAAAACCGACCTTGGTGATTATTGGCTCAGACGATGATGTGGTGGCTGATTTACCCGGCGCGATTGAAGCATTAGGCGATTTGGCCAAGGTGCAAACGGTGACCATTGACGGTGCCGATCATTTCTTCATGGATTTTTATAATGAGGATAGTGCGGTAGCAGTTGCTGAGTTTATTCGCCAGTAA
- a CDS encoding MFS transporter, whose protein sequence is MHTQIKHGIKANLSQISQQLIQVFLVGLALGMTRTVVPGLAETEFGLAAQAFMSLVMFVLVFGLVKASMNLVAGHLSEHYGRRRLLVIGWLLALPVPFLIFYAQSWWWIVWAMVFLGLNQGLCWSMALNSKLDLAKTNQKGLINGLNEFSGYAAVGIAGWLTAYLAEIYGARDALLGFGLVVILVGLLLALWKVLDTRPWSNLHQQQHNDQYGDDGEKQTLAQAFKVGTFQHKQMVALNQAGLVEKFIDALVWIFMPVYLLSQTQTLVQASGIIAVYGVVWGASQLITGPASDKFGRRALIVGGFWLCALTSITFVWVDSVAAWSVLAAFMGFGMAMLYPTLGAAVADYSQPKQRAGLLGVYRFWRDFGYAAGALLMGLLAFYTSSVVWPFYFVGGMMFLSGLWVYLALQPHKTV, encoded by the coding sequence ATGCACACACAGATTAAACACGGTATAAAAGCCAATCTATCACAAATCAGTCAGCAACTGATTCAAGTCTTTTTGGTCGGTTTGGCGCTGGGGATGACGCGCACAGTGGTTCCAGGCCTGGCAGAAACGGAGTTTGGTTTGGCGGCGCAAGCCTTTATGAGCCTGGTGATGTTTGTCTTGGTGTTTGGCTTGGTAAAGGCCAGCATGAATTTGGTGGCCGGGCATTTAAGTGAACACTATGGTCGTCGCCGATTATTGGTGATTGGCTGGTTGTTGGCCTTACCGGTGCCCTTTTTGATTTTTTACGCCCAGAGTTGGTGGTGGATTGTGTGGGCAATGGTGTTTCTCGGCTTAAACCAAGGCTTGTGTTGGTCGATGGCACTGAATAGCAAGCTTGATCTCGCTAAAACCAATCAAAAAGGTTTAATCAACGGTCTGAATGAGTTTTCCGGTTATGCCGCTGTGGGTATAGCCGGTTGGTTAACCGCCTACTTGGCCGAAATTTATGGTGCGCGTGATGCATTACTCGGGTTCGGTTTAGTCGTGATTTTAGTCGGCTTGTTGTTAGCCTTATGGAAAGTATTGGATACCCGACCTTGGTCAAATTTGCATCAACAGCAACATAACGACCAGTATGGCGATGATGGTGAAAAGCAAACGCTGGCGCAGGCGTTTAAAGTCGGCACCTTTCAGCACAAACAAATGGTTGCGCTGAATCAAGCAGGCCTGGTGGAAAAGTTTATTGATGCGCTGGTGTGGATTTTTATGCCGGTGTATTTATTGTCGCAAACCCAAACGCTAGTGCAAGCCAGTGGCATTATTGCTGTTTATGGCGTGGTGTGGGGCGCGTCGCAACTGATTACCGGTCCGGCGTCCGATAAGTTTGGTCGTCGTGCTTTGATTGTCGGCGGTTTTTGGCTGTGTGCGCTGACCAGCATAACCTTTGTCTGGGTGGATTCGGTTGCTGCCTGGTCAGTGTTAGCCGCCTTTATGGGTTTCGGTATGGCGATGCTTTACCCAACGCTCGGTGCCGCGGTGGCGGATTACAGCCAGCCTAAACAACGCGCAGGTCTGTTGGGCGTCTATCGTTTTTGGCGTGACTTTGGTTATGCGGCGGGTGCCTTGTTAATGGGCTTGCTGGCTTTCTACACCAGCTCAGTCGTTTGGCCGTTTTACTTTGTCGGCGGCATGATGTTTTTATCCGGATTATGGGTATACTTAGCCTTGCAGCCGCATAAAACGGTTTAA
- a CDS encoding MBL fold metallo-hydrolase, with translation MFLFQHTPDSEPGSLSYLLYCVGQGKAIAVDVHTSEVDLYLEKAAQKGVTISHVVDTHVHADHFTGGLELAKRAGGEYCLFKDSPAQCDFTPLADGQVIKAGNVHAQVLHTPGHTEDSICLLVTDKSRCDEPWFLVSGHTLFVGSVGRPDLRGREQEMVEKLYDSIHNKLLVLPDYMEILPGAQAGSVCGAGISGKPVSTIGFEKRHNPTLSMSREDFKKTVLGAMLPYPEGMDKIIAFNANPAFK, from the coding sequence ATGTTTCTATTCCAACACACACCCGATTCTGAACCCGGTTCCTTGTCTTATTTGCTGTATTGTGTCGGCCAAGGCAAAGCGATTGCGGTCGATGTCCACACCTCAGAAGTCGATCTCTACTTAGAAAAGGCGGCGCAAAAAGGCGTTACGATTAGCCATGTGGTCGATACCCATGTGCATGCCGATCACTTTACCGGCGGCCTTGAACTCGCCAAGCGTGCCGGGGGCGAATACTGTTTGTTTAAGGACTCACCGGCGCAGTGCGATTTTACCCCCTTGGCGGATGGTCAAGTGATTAAAGCCGGTAATGTTCACGCTCAGGTTTTGCATACGCCCGGTCATACCGAAGACAGCATTTGTTTACTGGTGACCGACAAATCCCGCTGTGACGAACCTTGGTTTTTAGTCAGTGGTCATACCTTATTTGTCGGCAGTGTCGGCCGCCCTGATTTGCGCGGACGCGAACAAGAAATGGTTGAAAAACTCTATGATTCGATTCATAACAAACTCTTGGTGTTGCCCGACTATATGGAAATACTACCTGGCGCGCAAGCGGGAAGTGTTTGCGGCGCAGGCATTAGCGGTAAACCGGTTTCCACCATCGGTTTTGAAAAACGCCACAACCCCACCCTAAGCATGAGCCGCGAAGACTTTAAAAAAACCGTACTCGGCGCGATGCTGCCCTACCCCGAAGGTATGGACAAAATCATCGCATTTAATGCCAATCCGGCATTTAAATAA
- a CDS encoding ArsR/SmtB family transcription factor has product MANSLKYNLFDQLAQVSKALGHANRLMILDVLVQTECDVDTLHQKLGLSIANVSKHLQTLKQAGLVGSQRQGQRIVYALSDPSVFRLIVSLREVTESQLDSMQTLLLTHLQPNTPFEPISLKALKDIKQPYTLLDVRPEDEYAAGHIPQAINIPIEQLAHKLPELDTDRTLIVYCRGPYCMWSQQALDQLQQHGIQAKRLAEGYPEWQAYRHAL; this is encoded by the coding sequence ATGGCGAATTCTCTTAAATACAATTTGTTTGATCAGTTGGCGCAGGTCAGTAAGGCGCTGGGGCATGCGAATCGGCTGATGATTTTGGATGTGCTGGTGCAAACCGAGTGCGACGTGGATACCTTGCATCAAAAACTCGGCTTGAGTATTGCCAATGTCTCCAAACACCTGCAAACCCTAAAACAAGCAGGCCTGGTGGGTAGCCAACGCCAGGGTCAACGTATTGTCTATGCGCTGAGTGATCCCAGTGTATTTCGTTTGATTGTCAGTTTACGTGAAGTGACCGAATCGCAACTGGATTCGATGCAAACCCTGTTATTAACTCATTTACAACCCAACACGCCATTTGAACCGATTTCGCTTAAAGCCTTAAAAGACATCAAACAACCCTATACGCTGCTGGATGTGCGCCCGGAAGACGAATATGCCGCCGGTCATATTCCGCAGGCGATTAATATCCCGATTGAACAACTGGCGCATAAACTGCCGGAACTCGACACGGATCGCACCTTAATTGTCTATTGTCGCGGCCCCTATTGCATGTGGTCGCAACAGGCGCTCGATCAATTGCAGCAACACGGCATTCAGGCCAAACGCCTGGCCGAGGGCTATCCGGAATGGCAAGCTTACCGCCATGCTCTCTGA